From Coffea arabica cultivar ET-39 chromosome 2e, Coffea Arabica ET-39 HiFi, whole genome shotgun sequence, the proteins below share one genomic window:
- the LOC113731052 gene encoding protein trichome birefringence-like 38 yields MVVFHQSILLFASVIVLFAVQHANSSSVETVHYNVTGYRGRHLGGGCNLFQGKWVVDSSFPPYESSGCSFIDYEFDCQKYGRPDQQYLKYAWKPDSCNLPRFDGLDFLKRWKGKKIMFVGDSLSLNQWQSFLCLIHASVPSANTNLVRKEILSYATFQDYDVTIYLYHSTYLVDIAQENIGRVLKLDSIDRGNDAWKGMDALVFNTWHWWLHRGDSQPWDYVQDGSTVSKDMDRLVAFSKGLSTWAQWVNQNVDSSKTKVFFQGISPSHYDGKEWGSDSKSCYGEREPLQGSTYPAGLPPAVDVVKKTLSSMQKPVVLLDITTLSQLRKDAHPSGYGGSTSGNDCSHWCLPGVPDTWNQLLYALL; encoded by the exons ATGGTTGTTTTTCATCAATCAATACTGTTGTTTGCTTCTGTTATTGTGTTATTTGCAGTGCAGCATGCAAACTCATCATCAGTTGAGACAGTGCATTATAATGTCACTGGATACAGAGGTCGACACCTAGGCGGTGGCTGCAACTTGTTCCAAGGAAAATGGGTTGTGGATAGCTCTTTTCCTCCTTATGAATCCTCAGGCTGTTCCTTCATTGACTATGAATTTGATTGCCAAAAATATGGCCGCCCAGACCAACAGTACCTCAAGTATGCTTGGAAACCTGACTCTTGCAACTTGCCCAG gtTTGATGGCTTGGACTTTTTGAAGAGGTGGAAAGGGAAGAAGATAATGTTTGTCGGAGATTCTTTGAGCTTGAACCAGTGGCAATCTTTCCTGTGTTTGATTCATGCGTCGGTGCCAAGTGCCAACACCAATCTTGTGAGGAAGGAGATCCTCTCTTATGCGACTTTTCAG GACTACGATGTAACCATCTATCTTTACCATTCAACATACTTGGTGGATATAGCACAAGAAAATATTGGCCGGGTACTGAAATTGGACTCCATTGATCGAGGCAATGATGCATGGAAAGGAATGGATGCTTTGGTTTTCAACACCTGGCATTGGTGGCTTCATAGAGGAGATTCTCAGCC ATGGGATTATGTGCAAGATGGTTCCACTGTCTCGAAAGATATGGACCGTCTAGTGGCATTTTCCAAAGGTTTGTCTACTTGGGCACAATGGGTTAATCAGAATGTCGACTCTTCTAAAACCAAGGTCTTTTTCCAGGGGATCTCTCCCTCACATTACGA TGGCAAGGAGTGGGGTTCAGATTCCAAGAGTTGCTATGGAGAGAGAGAGCCACTCCAAGGGTCAACATATCCAGCAGGATTACCCCCAGCTGTGGACGTGGTTAAAAAGACCCTAAGTAGCATGCAGAAACCAGTTGTGCTGCTTGATATTACAACACTCTCACAACTGAGAAAAGATGCTCATCCGTCGGGTTACGGTGGTTCGACATCGGGTAATGATTGCAGCCATTGGTGCCTTCCTGGGGTGCCTGATACTTGGAACCAGCTCCTCTATGCTTTACTTTAG